Part of the Nicotiana sylvestris chromosome 2, ASM39365v2, whole genome shotgun sequence genome, tattacgaGCCACAAAGTAATAGTTcctaaactcaaaatactaattcttAAAACCTATTATgttacttctacttaaactaagttatttcaagtatctttattagcaaggcACAAAGTATTTTATTGATTATAGGTAGcgaactacaatgtattgaatatgtttcctttcatataatttagatttatctttttgaatattttatcttctatagactttattcttgagtctcatcttggtatatctttcaactcgtgtgatttatattttctttgtctttgtttgatttcttttacgttgttgtagaatagttgatggatctatattCTAACCATCtcttttttaattcatcaccctttaaacagtaaaaatgtctagaaaGTTTTGCTAAATCCTATAAaaacgtatgttattgcattctatttCTACTAGTAAATTTTAtatgatatttaaaaaaatatcgaaaattaaccgaaccgtaccgataccgaagagaaaccgataTGATTGAGACGGTTTCGAAAAGTTTAATTTTGGTTATAAATAATAGAATAACAGAAAAAAtgatatggtacaaattttatgaAATAACCGTCCGAACCGAACCATTAACACCCCTACTGTCGACTACAGGCAATTTTCTCTAATTTCCTGATGAGTTTTGACATATTATTTTGAGAAAACTTTCGAAAATTCTTTATTCATTTAGGAATAAACTATTTAGCCTACGCCCGAAACTATTTACATTTAGTAgtcaaaaaaattataaaatttatataatttctatatataacatacaaaatgtacatatatataaaagaaaattcaaaatatatatatatatatatatatatatatatatatatatatatagcttttcgactattattttgaAAGTGGCTATACAGTATAATTTTCCCAAACAAAATCTGTTGAAGAACTAGTAACGGGCCGATATCAAGTTTTCTTAGAAGAGAATTTTTTGGATGATACATGAAGGTAATTAAATCCCTGCTGGATCTACTGAATGAAAGATAACACAGTTAATCATATcctaccaaaccttgtaaagcaAACACCTTCAATTTAACACTAAAATTTGCTAAGCTAAACAGAAAATCAGTGTCAAACAACAATTAACGACCTATAATTCAGAATGGCAAATGGTAAAAGTAAACCAGCGAACCACAGAGCACAATTTTCTGAAAATCGTACTAAATAATATGAAGACAATGGAGAACCTCATTAGAATTATGAAATGAATCGAGAATAAAAAAGACACTCTTATTCAAAATCTATTACATGTAAATCCTAGCTACATGGCAAGCATGAATTGCCAAAAGCCCTGCTTGTGCAAGAAAATACTCCATGTATTTGGCCTGTAAGACTGTATCGCGGCCTtatcttggaggaggaggaggaggaggaggcacATTAGATTTTGCAAAACCAACCCACGCAACAATTCCAACAGCAAGTATTACCCATCCAAAAATGTCATACTTCAGATCactgctctttttcttctttgaaccCTGGAATGCAAGAGCAGACAGATATTGAAAGGTTAAGCAAAATCCTGTCGACACTGAAACTAAGTTCGATGAAACGAGCCGACTTTTTTGGAATTTCAATAATTCAAACAAACATAACCATAACCACAGAAAAAGTTAACAAAGTCTATAAAGGACAAAAAGATAAACAAAACCACCAAAATTCCATGAAGAGAAATTTCCACATAAAGtttctaatttttttaaataaggaTAAAGTTTCTAATTTTGTAGCCATAGAAGGGACTGCCACTGAGTCTGCACTTCGAAAAACATCATGCTCCACATTACAAAATGAAAGAGAGGAGATAGACTCAAAGAAAGAGATCATGATCTATAAACgcaattaaaaataaataaaagtgaagtAGCTTTAAGCATTAGAAATATACTTAGTATCTTAAGGGGTAAGAATTTCTTGCACCGGAGTGGAGGGCAAAACTGACAATAATACCTTTGTACTTGTTGATGCCGAAGGTCCTGGTCCCATAGCTTGTTGCATGGCACCTTGTTTGTGAATCTCCGCGTGCAACTCTGGAGCCTAAATATAATGTACAAGaacataaataaataacaaaaaagatcATTCATGCATGATAAAGTGAGTTAAAAGAGACAACTGGTTCCCGTCAAAGAATAAGCAAAAGTAATACCACAAGCGCTATAAATCACCTAGAAGGGCATCTAGAAACATATTAGCTTTATATCAATAAACAGAATCCAGCACAACTATTCATTCCACAAATAAGATGCAATGCAATCCAagatcaatttttttttcaattccttTGCCGCCTTAGAAATATGAGCCTATGAGCTATCTGAAGAATCTAGTAGTGCGTTTATGTAACAGAAAGGATCAGGTAAAACATTCTGACACCTGAACTTATTGTTTAAAAAGTATACAGATCATAATTCTCAAATGAATATATTTGTAGAACTAAACATGCACAAGGAATGggcaaatatataaaaatatgtaCTTCGGGGAGCTTTCTACTTGTTGATTGATCGCCGCAGCGTGGTGTcaaatattttattcttttttccttGACAACGAATAATTTCACCTATGCACGTCAAACTACTTGCTCAGACACTCATGGGAATTCTTAAACGCGACACAAAAATTCAGCACACTCAACATATCAAAGCCAAGCTAAAAAACAGCAGCTTTACCTTAGAAGCAACTTCTAAAGATTTCCGATAAAGTTCATTGGTTGGATCCTACAGTTCACAGGAACAAAAGTTATGACAATAAGCCTCCCACAATAAGCACTAAAATTATCAGAATCTATATTGAAGAAATATATACCACATCAACAGCCTGCTGGAAGCACTGAGCTGATTTGTCAAAGTAAACCTTAGCTTCATCTTCATCAGGAGTTAGAAATGCCTGGGATGTATGTGCATTCCCCAAACACCAAATGGCGTCATGCTTCTGTGGATTAACCTCCAAAGCCTCCTCCAACTTTGAGATGGCATCTAGATAAGATATTGCCAATTAGAAGACAAGAACAGATAATACTATCTTCATTTCCATCGACTCGTTTAAAAAGAGGTCCCAATATTTCAATCACCCTCCAACCATTTCCTTCCATAGAGTAAGTACGCCATAATAGTTTTGTCTTTGAGCAACATAACAAAATTGTTTGATTACTCACCCATGAAAGGCCCTAATATGATATGGAAATGTCTTTTGTGAGATCCATAAATGTCCCAGTGGTATATCAGGGCATCCAAGGTGTTAAGAATGTCTTAGCCACTCTACTTGTTCTCTTAGGTTTTGTGTTGAATGTTTTAAGTTCTTTCACGTGGACTTAGTCTTAGAGCCAACCCAAGTCAAGTCTCACACTCGCAAAGTCCACACGAGAACCCCAATTTGGTTATATGTGGGGAAGTGTTGAAATATATAGTCTCACATACGGTTTAAAAGGGTTCAAGGTGCTTAAAATAGTTAAGAGATTTCTTCTCATCTACCTAAATCTTAGAGGGTAGAGTTACCGTACACCTATAGAGCTGTAAATAGGTACGTGATGGAATATTAGAGGTGTGCACAAGCTGGCCCAGAAACCATCAATAAAAGAAAAGGCAGTGTCTAAAAGGTCTTAGTCCACTTCACACTCATTGCCTTAATACTTTAGACTGATTCTTTAAcaagaattaattaaataaacatCCCAATAACTTCGAGAGCATTCTAACAAACGGCAGAGACTGTCCAATGAACCAATTCCAGGAAAACTTTTTAGCAGGGATTACAATACTAGTACTAAACTCAATACCAGAAAGCAATACCAGAAATCATCTTCTTTGATTCCGCGACAGGCTGGAACTGTGACAATTCCAACAATGCACCTCCCCATCTCGTCAAGTTCTGCAAACGTAATTGGAAACAATAGAAACCAATCCTTAGGCATTAGGGATCTAACCTCAATTTAATATAAGCTGGAGCTATATGAAACTAATACGATAAGCATAAGAACGTACATATTGCCCGAAAGTAATAAATAATACATAAAGAGAGAAGAAAGTGAACATACATCAGCATCGAGAGGATCTTTAGCATAGGTAGCTTCGGCAGTCTTGCGAGCGTGCTCGAAGAAGAGGAGGCGATCGAAATCGTTTTGCTCCATTATCGAATTTGTCAATTTGTCTTCGTGCGATAACTTTACCAGTTAGGGTTCTAAGCTTCAACCTGAAACCTCGTCCACTTAGCTTGTGTTTTCCTTTTGTACACCCAGCGGACTTGCCGGTGAAGTTAGCGAATGCTATCCGAACTGGACTTTGCAAATGGTCTGTGGGCCTATTCCACACTGTATGAATGTGGGCCTGCTCCAGATTAGATAGGCTGGTTGCTGAGCTttgggatctttacacaaatagctgGGTAGAAATGATATCAGGTAGCCACTCTAAAGAGCTGCTtgctatttaggaattagccAGTACGTCTTGAATTTCAGTTTTTCAGTCTAATTTTTTTGGACAAAATGTCCTGAATTGTCCTGAAGTtgaaatttttaatttaaaatttcaggacaaaaATAAGTACTGGCTAATCTCTAAGTAGCATCCCTGAGAATGGCTATTTGTGCACTTGCCCAATAGCTAGTCGGATGCATTGTTAATTTTTTATAGCCAATATACATAGATTATTCACTAATTACATATACATATCATATATATTATACATCCTTCTGCCCCTTTTAGTTTAAGCGATTGAGTGGCCAGCTATTGATGTTAATTCTTCTTCAAAATATTTATGTTGTTGGATAAATTGCAAACAATGACctagttatttaattaatttactgATAAAGTCCTTTATGTCATCGCGTATTATATTTTATCTTCGTCTTTGTAAGAGAAAAAATTTGTCTAATAGAAAAAAGTTAACTGTGAAAACCAACTACATGTAACTCTTAATAATAATTGAGGATTATTAACCTGAAAAAACACATGTAAATAAAATAGATTGTGTAAATGCTTTGCATTGTTATGATTGACGTGAGGACATTTGAGGGATGTGATAACATGAAAATACGGGGTTGTGGAAAGAGAATGAAGGTCTAGAGAGGTAACATTGCTTGTGGATGCCTTTTCGAAGGAATATCATGAACGGTTGGGAATAGTTTATCAGCTTAATCAATACATACTACGACAATGGATCAATGGAACCAGAGTCATCTGTTGGAATCAATTGCGCAAGAGTGTGTCAATGATAATAGAGGCGGACTCAAGATTCGACGATCATGGGACATTATTATTATCGTTCTACTACGGAAGTTATCCACCTTATCAGGAGGTTGGTGTTTGTGCAACAATAGAGGGATAGGAAGAGGAatttgcatatggtgtttattgacctagagaaggcGTATGACAAGGTCCCTAGGGACGTCCTTTTGGAGGTATCTGGAGGTGAAAGGTGTGTCGATGGCTTACATTAGGACGataaaggatatgtatgatggagctatgaCTCGGGTTAGAACTGCGGGAGGTGACTCGGAACCTTTCCCAGtggttatggggttacaccaaggatctgcgcTCAGCCGGTTCTTATTTGCCCTGGCGATGGACGCACTAACATACCATATCCAAGAAAAGGTATCATGGTGTATGTTGTTCGCTGATGATATAGTATTGATTGATGAGTCGCGAGGCGACGCTAATGGGAGACTGGAGGCAGGCCCTGGAGTCTAAAGATTTTAAGTTGAGTAAGACTAAGACGGAATATGTGGAATGTAAGTTCAGGGACGTGACGGGGGAGGAGAATGTGGACGTTAGGCTTGACTCACAGGTCATCATcaagagagaaagttttaagTACTTAGAGTCAATTATCCAGGGAGATCGACGGAGATGTTACGCACCATATTGGGGTGGgtagatgaaatggaggttagtgTCTGGAGTTTTGTATGACAAGAATGTGCCACCgaaactcaaaggtaagttctatagagcggtagtcagaccggccatgttgtttggggctgagtgttggccagtcaagaattcaCATGTCCAGAAGTATTGGCTCTCCAAAAACTGGgactgacgacgggttactatttcgataagttagaaataacaccctttaaggccaagggccttcgccaaaaatagaagagtttgacttcgatcgaacgacgacgggttgctattttgataagttcgaaataacaccttaaggccaagggccttttccaacaagaaaagttcgacctcgatcgaacgacgatgggttactatttcgataagttcgaaataacaccctttaaggccaagggcattcgccaaaaagagaagagttcgacctcgatcgaacgacgacgggttgttattttgataagtttgaaataacatcgtaaggccaagggccttcgccaacaataagagttcgacctcgatcgaacgacaacgggttactatttcaataagttcaaaataacaccttttaaggtcaagggccttcgccaaaaagagaagagttcgacctcaatcgaacgacgatgggttgttgtttatcgacctcaatcgaacgacgatgggttgctatttcaataagtccgaaataacaccctaagactgagggccttcgccaataagaagagttcaacctcgatcgaacgacaatgggttgctatttcgataagttcgaaataacaccctaaggacaagggccttcactaataaaaagagttcaacctcgatcgaatgacgatgagttgctatttcaataagttcgaaataacaccctaagtcCAAGGTACTTTGCCAACAAGAAAAATTTGACCTatatcaaacgacgatgggttgctatttcgataagttcgaaataacaccctaaggacgagagccttcgccaacaagaagagttcgacctccatcgaatgacgatgggttgttatttcgataagttcaaaataacacccgaaagccaagggccttcgccaaaaagagaagagttcaaccttgatcgaatgacgacgggttgttatttcgataagttcaaaataacaccctaagggcaagggccttcaccaacaagaagagttcaacctcgatcgaacgacgacaagttgttatttcgataagttcgaaataacaccctaaggccaagggcctgcgccaacaagaagagttcaatttcgatcgaacgacgatggggtgctatttcgataagttcaaaataacaccctaaggccgagggccttcgccaacaagaagagtttgacctcgatcgaacgacgataggttgttatttcgataagatcgaaataacaccctaaggccaagggcattcgccaacaagaagagttcgacctcgatcgaacgacgacgggttgttatttcgataagttcgaaataacaccctaaggccaagggcctttgccaacaataagagttcgacctcgatcgaatgacgacgggttattgTTTCGACGTCGAAACAACACCCTAAGGCCAAAGGCCTACGCtagaaagaagagttcgacctcgatcgaagacAAGGGGTTATTGTTTCGacgtcgaaataacaccctaaggccgagggccttcgccaacaagaagagtccgacctcgatcgaacgacgacgggttgttatttcgataagttcgaaataacaccctaaggccaagggacttcgccaaaagagaagagttcgacctcgattgaatgacgACGTGTTTCTATTTTGATAGGTTCGAAACAACACCctaaggccgagggccttcgccaacaagaagagttcgacctcgatcgaacaacgacgggttgttatttcgataagttcgaaataacaccctaaggccaagagccttcaccaaaaagagaagtgttcgacctcgatcgaacgacgatgggttgttatttcaataagttcgaaataacaccctaagaccaagggccttcgccaaaaagagaagagtttcgaccttgatcgaatgacgacgggttgttattttgataagttcgaaataacaccctaagtcCAAGAGACTTGCCAACAAGAAGAGTACAACCTCGATAGAACGATGAcgagttgttattttgataagttcgaaataacaccctaaggccaagggctttcgccaacaagaagagttcgacctcgatcaaacgacgaggTTACTATTTGGACGTCGAAACaacaccctaaggccaagggccttcgctagaaagaagagttcgacctcgatcgaacgacgacgggttattgTTTTGacatcgaaataacaccctttaaggccaagggcattcgccaataaaaaaagttcaacctcgatcgaatgattaCGGGtcactatttcgattagtttaaaataacaccTTTTGAGGCCAGGGGCCATCGCCAAAGAGGAAATCCAAAATATTTCTAAGGTCAAAAGTCGTCAGGAGGtataaagggaaagaaaaatCGGAACTCGCTATACATGCATCTATCTCGCACCAAAGCCATAAATAGTGAAAATAAAGGTGAAGTACAAGGCAAATAACGAAGAAAAACTCTTCTTTATACAAAGTCATTGCGTGGACAATCACCGCTTACATACAGCCCAAGCCagcaataaaagaaaaaataatgaaaaggaaaggggaaagAAACAACGACAACAGAGGACGAACAACTATAAAAACCAACAACTGAAAGTAAGAACAAGCAAAGACAACATTCTTCATTTGGCGTCATCACCGCCATCACCATCACTATCTCCAAAAATTCCTCCTTTATCATCATCTGCACCCCCATTAGCTTCAGGCGTTGTCGCATCATACCCGCAATTGACGCGAGCCTCCCGTGCTTTCACTCACACTTCTTCATATGTAGCCTCAGTCACAGTacccgcctcccacaaactcttatatatatCCCGCTGGGCTTCGGCGTAAACCCAAAGCTTGTGCATATGGCAGGGAATGGCAGTAGAGGAAGATTTAATCTGAGCCAACAGTCGCCCATTTTCTGCCTCCATTACTGCGACCCGATCTCCCAAAATCGATGCCTCTTGATCAATCTCGTTGATGCGCTCATCGAGCCTTGCCTCTATGAGGGTAGTCGTCGCTCTTTCCGACTCCTGTTTGAATTGGAGGACACGGATGGTGTTCTCCAGGGCCGCCGCCCTTGCCGAAGCCGCGGACCAAGCATTCTCGATGCTCTCCAACCCAACGACATTGTTCTCTAGCACAGTCAATTTCCCCATCCATTCCACGCTTAGCGCCTCGACCTTGATCAAGTTCTGATCCATATCCGACTGCATTGACCTCAATTTCTCCTGCAGATGCTCGCATTCTGCGACGACTCCCTTGCCTAACTCAAGCTCCTCGTCCTTCATTCGAAGTTGCTCCTTAAGCACACTCCTACTGCGGATAACTTGCATCAACTCCTGGTCCCTTTTCTTCAACTCCTCACCAAGAGCCTGAATACCGGGGTTTGCCTTCAGCTGCTCATACATCTCGCGGCACTTGTTGCGGTAGCGACGATATTTctccaacatcttcaagaaaatcttGGCCCTGCGAATGCTTTCCAATTCCACCATATACGTTTGAAAATGTAAAGACGGGTTAGAattttatcatcaagaaagacgAGGGAAAAGAAAAAGTAAGCATAACATACCCTTAAGACCATAGCGGCCACCTCATCCATCAAATCAACATCAAGAACGGACCGAAGGACCACATTCTCGGTTGCGGAGCATAATATGTTGAACTATGGCACCAGATCCTCCGTGTCCCCCAAAATATTGGTATCCGAAGGGATCTCAAGAATACGAGCCGAGCCTCTCGCACGAACCACCGAGTGAGTAAGGCCCTCCTCAAATATCCTGACATCATTAGGGTCGAGGTCCAATTTGGATTCGTAATCGTCGACCACCACGCCTTTCCCTTTTTCGGCAGCCGAAGAGGAAGCACGACCAACTGCAGAGGATAAAGGTACATCCGAAACTATAGCGGCGACCCCAGAAGTCTGATCTTCTACCACGACAGATTGCTGACCACCGAAAATGGTGGGAATCTCTGATTGAGCCGAGGCAACGACTGGTTCCGTCCCTACGGGGGGAGCCACGACAACCCCCTCTCCAGATCCTATCGTATGAGAGTCGTCTAAATAAATCATTATTGGGGACGCAGTCTCAAACTCCACTCGCCGTCTCTTCGACGGTCCCCTTCTCTTCCTCAGTAGACAAAGATTCACCCATCGGGCGAGCAATGCGGGTCGGGACTTTGGCCTGAGAAGTGGCCCTCGCAAGAGTAACCAAGGCCGCAGACTCAACTGAAGTAGCCCTCGACGAAGTTCAAATAATGGGTACCGTGACAGGGTGAATAGATGAGGCCGGCTGATGAAAAACTACTGGAGGAGCCCTTGCTCTCCGCACTCTTCCTGACATTGACAAACAACACATAAGAGCTAagtaaaaagagaggaagaataGCAGACATAAACGTCATCTCACCTGTAATAGGCCTGCGTCCGAACCTTTCATAAAAGGTCGACCATGTGTGAACCCCCACTGTATGGGAAAGGATGACATCACTCATTCGCGAATACCTTCGACAGGCGGAGGGGGCAATTTCTCAGCTGCAAAGACATGATAAAGTTTTGTACCATAACAAAAAACGGTCGGGCATTTCCCCGACTAAAAATACAAAAACTTATGCGCAAAGTTCCACATCTCAG contains:
- the LOC104237581 gene encoding mitochondrial import receptor subunit TOM20-like, translating into MEQNDFDRLLFFEHARKTAEATYAKDPLDADNLTRWGGALLELSQFQPVAESKKMISDAISKLEEALEVNPQKHDAIWCLGNAHTSQAFLTPDEDEAKVYFDKSAQCFQQAVDVDPTNELYRKSLEVASKAPELHAEIHKQGAMQQAMGPGPSASTSTKGSKKKKSSDLKYDIFGWVILAVGIVAWVGFAKSNVPPPPPPPPR